Genomic DNA from Anaerolineae bacterium:
GTAACCAGCTGCTTAATCTCCACTCCGTGCAATTGCACCGACTTCCTCATAGCATCCCCCGTTAGATGAACGGCTAAAACAAGAGCCAGGCGCTCGCCCTAGCCCCCAACCCTGTCCTCACTGGCGGGGGCGAGAGGTTTCCTAGAAAAGGGGGGAATCCCCCTTGCTCATGGCTGGCCGAGGGCAATGCGAGCAGCCAGGGCAGTTCGCACGGCATCTGGGCCGCCACTGATCCGTTCGACCTGACAGCCGGCTCCCAGTAGTACTGCCTCATCGGATGGCTCGTATCCGTCGCCGATGATGGTGACGCGCGCGGCTTGAGAAGCGTCTGTCAGTGAATAGCCGAAGGCCGGCCGAAAGCGGGCGAGATATTCAGCCGCCAGCAGGAAATTGGTCCGTTCTCCTGTTGTACCTGCAGGGCCGAACAGGACATAGTGCAACAGGGCGCGCGCGCCCGTTTCGCCCTCCGCAGGGATGGTCAACTCCAACGTCTCCACGGCCCCGGGCGTCAGCACGATGGGCTGACTGAACACTGAGGTGCCTTCCACGGCCACAACATACGTTCCTGGGTTCAGGCCCTCGATGCGGAACGATTCATCTCTAGCCACCGTCGCGCGCCCAGCCTCTTGAGAGCCACCTCGCAGGGCCACTACAATGCGTCCCGCCCCGCGATGCACCCATCCCTCGATCACACCAGGGATCACCGGCAGCGTCAACTCGATCTCGACCGCGTTCTGGCCATCGAGGGCTATGGGGGCCGAGGCGACATTCGTGCCGGCGACTCGGACTATATACCGGCCAGCGGCCAATCCCGTAAAGCGAAAGCGCTCGTCCTCACCCAGCAAAAGCCGCGCGAGCTCCGTTCCGTCTCGCATGAGCAGCACCGTTTGGCCGGATCCGTTGCGCACCCGCCCGGCCAGCACGCTCTCCGCCCTCGTGACGGGTACGGTGACGCGCTGAAACACCACCAGAAACGAGTGGTGAAACAGGGTGTTGCCCGGCGCCTCATCTGGATGCCCCGTGTGCAGGTTCTCCACGCGATCCGAGGGCAGCCCCACGGCCTCTACAGCACACACCTGCCCCCGCCACATGGGGAAGTTTGCCCCTGGCTCGTTGAGCGGCTTCTCCACGGTCACGATCTGCTCACCACCCTGCCAGGTGACTCGGAGCTTAGCTCCCATGATGCGCCGGTTGTTCTCGTCTAGCACGTCCATGAAGATGTGATGCCGGCCGCCGTTCTCCTGCGGCGTCAGGTGGTGCACTCGTGTTACCCGCCAGAGCTGGCTTCCCGGGCTCACCGTCACCGGGACGATGCGCACACCATACGCTTCGGCGTCATTGATCGGCTGTCCATTTCCCATGCTTTCCTCCGAGATCGCGGCCTATGAGCTATTAAGTGTGGCTGAAGAAGTGGGAGATCCAAAGTGGCTTGCCCCTACGGTTAAGTGCAGAGCTACCGAACGCTCCCCTGGTTATCCACTAAGTGATTTCTTCCAGTGCCCGCTCGATGGCATACAAATCACCGGCCAGGCGATTTACTGTACACCCCGCCTCGCGCAGCGCGCGTTCATCCTCAGCGCTGACCACCTC
This window encodes:
- a CDS encoding carboxypeptidase-like regulatory domain-containing protein, with translation MGNGQPINDAEAYGVRIVPVTVSPGSQLWRVTRVHHLTPQENGGRHHIFMDVLDENNRRIMGAKLRVTWQGGEQIVTVEKPLNEPGANFPMWRGQVCAVEAVGLPSDRVENLHTGHPDEAPGNTLFHHSFLVVFQRVTVPVTRAESVLAGRVRNGSGQTVLLMRDGTELARLLLGEDERFRFTGLAAGRYIVRVAGTNVASAPIALDGQNAVEIELTLPVIPGVIEGWVHRGAGRIVVALRGGSQEAGRATVARDESFRIEGLNPGTYVVAVEGTSVFSQPIVLTPGAVETLELTIPAEGETGARALLHYVLFGPAGTTGERTNFLLAAEYLARFRPAFGYSLTDASQAARVTIIGDGYEPSDEAVLLGAGCQVERISGGPDAVRTALAARIALGQP